The Linepithema humile isolate Giens D197 chromosome 2, Lhum_UNIL_v1.0, whole genome shotgun sequence genome has a segment encoding these proteins:
- the LOC105671618 gene encoding major royal jelly protein 3-like isoform X1 has translation MLTISVSLKMRHLLFLSSILSIALLNLGFELKTLREWKFVDFIWKNSKHRQLAIESGSYIVNACVLYDVDMAPDGRVFMTAVRNKGVPASLMTVTKKMGEGGPLLRPYPDWSWYENNKCDGIIGVYRIYIICNHLFVLDCGKIGDDKICPAQLLIFNLSTNKLVRRAIIPDNVATNRNGTGLLVTPMVHARHCRNIAYTATVYMADIKGYGLVVWNAQTSKFCRFESDYMKPIDTTFTVQNESFSFNDGILGLTLIRKDLYYAALAGDNIYKINNWTLQKCGLNANETGELTQMAGTLTGQTAPIASKDCAIFFSNIPQTSIMCADTSDEINPNTMEIIADDAEKLQFSSGMKVITHRKSYSYLYILTNRFHTVTTATLDPNETNIRIFSIDLEEVKKYTSCFASCNYELESSISWYRDVIYNE, from the exons ATGTTGACTATATCTGTTTCGCTAAAAATGAGGCATCTTTTGTTTCTATCGTCGATTCTATCAATAGCACTATTGAACCTTGGCTTCGAATTAAAAACATTGCGCGAATGGAAATTCGTTGACTTTATCTGGAAGAATTCGAAGCATAGACAACTAGCGATAGAATCTGGCAGCTATATTGTTAACGCGTGTGTTCTATACGATGTGGACATGGCACCGG ATGGTAGAGTATTCATGACTGCGGTAAGAAACAAGGGTGTGCCAGCTAGTTTGATGACGGTAACTAAAAAAATGGGAGAAGGGGGACCGCTACTGCGTCCGTATCCAGATTGGTCTTGGTATGAGAATAATAAATGCGATGGCATTATCGGTGTTTACCGAATATAT aTTATATGCAATCATCTCTTTGTTTTGGACTGCGGCAAAATCGGAGACGATAAAATTTGTCCcgcacaattattaatttttaatctatcgACTAACAAACTGGTTAGACGAGCTATAATTCCCGATAACGTTGCTACCAACCGAAATGGCACAGGATTATTGGTGACACCGATGGTCCACGCCCGGCATTGTAGGAATATAGCGTACACTGCGACC GTGTATATGGCTGACATAAAAGGGTACGGTTTAGTGGTATGGAATGCGCAAACTTCGAAATTCTGCAGATTCGAATCCGATTACATGAAACCGATTGATACCACTTTCACCGTACAGAATGAAAGTTTCTCTTTCAACGATGGTATCCTCGGTTTAACACTCATTCGCAAAG atttgtaCTACGCTGCTTTAGCGGGAGACAACATATACAAGATAAACAACTGGACACTACAGAAATGTGGGCTAAATGCCAACGAAACTGGTGAATTAACTCAAATGGCGGGTACATTAACAGGCCAAACAGCACCGATTGCATCCAAAGATTGTGCGatattttttagcaatattCCGCAAACATCCATTATGTGCGCGGACACTTCTGATGAAATTAATCCTAACACTATG GAGATTATTGCGGATGATGCTGagaaattgcaattttcaagTGGGATGAAAGTGATAACACACAGGAAAAGTTATTCCTACTTATACATCTTAACAAATAGGTTTCATACTGTCACTACTGCCACATTAGACCCAAACGAGACAAACATTCGCATTTTCTCGATAGATTTAGAAGAAGTGAAAAAGTATACGAGTTGTTTTGCTTCTTGCAACTATGAGCTCGAGTCTTCCATATCTTGGTATCGggatgtaatatataatgaatga
- the LOC105671618 gene encoding major royal jelly protein 1-like isoform X2 — protein MLTISVSLKMRHLLFLSSILSIALLNLGFELKTLREWKFVDFIWKNSKHRQLAIESGSYIVNACVLYDVDMAPDGRVFMTAVRNKGVPASLMTVTKKMGEGGPLLRPYPDWSWYENNKCDGIIGVYRIYIICNHLFVLDCGKIGDDKICPAQLLIFNLSTNKLVRRAIIPDNVATNRNGTGLLVTPMVHARHCRNIAYTATVYMADIKGYGLVVWNAQTSKFCRFESDYMKPIDTTFTVQNESFSFNDGILGLTLIRKDLYYAALAGDNIYKINNWTLQKCGLNANETGELTQMAGTLTGQTAPIASKDCAIFFSNIPQTSIMCADTSDEINPNTMQLLNLITIINTIFIITNKY, from the exons ATGTTGACTATATCTGTTTCGCTAAAAATGAGGCATCTTTTGTTTCTATCGTCGATTCTATCAATAGCACTATTGAACCTTGGCTTCGAATTAAAAACATTGCGCGAATGGAAATTCGTTGACTTTATCTGGAAGAATTCGAAGCATAGACAACTAGCGATAGAATCTGGCAGCTATATTGTTAACGCGTGTGTTCTATACGATGTGGACATGGCACCGG ATGGTAGAGTATTCATGACTGCGGTAAGAAACAAGGGTGTGCCAGCTAGTTTGATGACGGTAACTAAAAAAATGGGAGAAGGGGGACCGCTACTGCGTCCGTATCCAGATTGGTCTTGGTATGAGAATAATAAATGCGATGGCATTATCGGTGTTTACCGAATATAT aTTATATGCAATCATCTCTTTGTTTTGGACTGCGGCAAAATCGGAGACGATAAAATTTGTCCcgcacaattattaatttttaatctatcgACTAACAAACTGGTTAGACGAGCTATAATTCCCGATAACGTTGCTACCAACCGAAATGGCACAGGATTATTGGTGACACCGATGGTCCACGCCCGGCATTGTAGGAATATAGCGTACACTGCGACC GTGTATATGGCTGACATAAAAGGGTACGGTTTAGTGGTATGGAATGCGCAAACTTCGAAATTCTGCAGATTCGAATCCGATTACATGAAACCGATTGATACCACTTTCACCGTACAGAATGAAAGTTTCTCTTTCAACGATGGTATCCTCGGTTTAACACTCATTCGCAAAG atttgtaCTACGCTGCTTTAGCGGGAGACAACATATACAAGATAAACAACTGGACACTACAGAAATGTGGGCTAAATGCCAACGAAACTGGTGAATTAACTCAAATGGCGGGTACATTAACAGGCCAAACAGCACCGATTGCATCCAAAGATTGTGCGatattttttagcaatattCCGCAAACATCCATTATGTGCGCGGACACTTCTGATGAAATTAATCCTAACACTATG CAATTGCTCAATCTTATAACAATCATTAATACGATTTTCATtataacaaacaaatattga